The following proteins are co-located in the Candidatus Accumulibacter cognatus genome:
- the hisF gene encoding imidazole glycerol phosphate synthase subunit HisF, with product MGLAKRIIPCLDVTAGRVVKGTNFVDLRDAGDPVEIARRYDEQGADEVTFLDITASSDQRDIILHIVEACAAQVFIPLTVGGGVRSVADVRRLLNAGADKVSMNTAAVENPDLIAEASAKVGNQCIVVAIDAKQSAPGVWQVFTHGGRRNTGIDAVAWARRVQQLGAGEILLTSMDRDGTRNGFDLPLTRAVSDAVDLPVIASGGVGNLEHLAAGVSEGRADAVLAASIFHFGEYTVHQAKAYLHKRGIEVRL from the coding sequence TTGGGCCTCGCCAAACGCATCATCCCCTGTCTTGACGTCACTGCCGGCCGGGTCGTCAAGGGCACCAACTTCGTTGACTTGCGTGATGCCGGTGATCCCGTCGAAATCGCACGCCGTTACGACGAGCAGGGCGCCGACGAAGTCACCTTCCTCGATATCACCGCTTCCTCGGACCAGCGCGACATTATCCTGCACATCGTCGAAGCCTGTGCGGCACAGGTATTCATTCCATTGACGGTGGGCGGCGGCGTCCGTTCGGTTGCCGATGTACGGCGCCTTCTGAATGCCGGCGCCGACAAAGTCAGCATGAACACCGCAGCCGTCGAGAATCCGGATCTCATTGCCGAAGCATCTGCCAAGGTTGGGAATCAATGCATTGTCGTGGCCATCGACGCGAAGCAGTCGGCACCGGGGGTCTGGCAGGTATTCACGCACGGGGGACGCAGGAACACCGGTATCGACGCCGTCGCCTGGGCTCGCCGCGTTCAGCAACTCGGTGCCGGCGAGATCCTGCTCACCAGTATGGATCGTGACGGCACCAGGAACGGTTTCGATCTGCCGCTGACGCGCGCGGTCTCCGATGCCGTCGATCTCCCGGTGATTGCCAGCGGTGGCGTCGGCAATCTAGAGCATCTCGCGGCCGGCGTTTCTGAAGGCCGAGCCGACGCCGTCCTGGCCGCGAGCATCTTCCATTTTGGTGAATATACGGTTCACCAGGCCAAGGCATACCTGCACAAGCGGGGCATCGAGGTTCGTCTGTGA
- the hisH gene encoding imidazole glycerol phosphate synthase subunit HisH gives MLADNTAKDDGQGAIVVVDYGMGNLRSVWQALVHVADGRAVLVSADPAVVSNAERVVFPGQGAMPDCMREIEARGLRSAVIEAARNKPFLGICIGQQMLFEHSEEGDVPGLGVIAGKVRRFPAEHMVDAAGNRLKVPHMGWNQVRQVRGHPLWKGIANGTRFYFVHSYFVAPADDACVVGSTDYGLPFTSAVAQDNIFAIQCHPEKSALAGLAMLANFVAWKP, from the coding sequence ATGTTGGCCGACAATACAGCCAAGGATGATGGCCAGGGTGCGATCGTTGTGGTCGATTACGGCATGGGTAACCTGCGCTCGGTCTGGCAAGCGCTGGTGCATGTCGCCGACGGACGTGCAGTGCTGGTCTCGGCTGACCCGGCGGTAGTCAGCAACGCCGAGCGCGTGGTCTTCCCCGGTCAGGGGGCAATGCCCGACTGCATGCGCGAGATCGAGGCGCGTGGATTGCGGTCGGCGGTGATCGAAGCTGCACGCAACAAGCCCTTTCTCGGCATCTGCATTGGCCAGCAGATGCTCTTTGAGCACAGCGAGGAAGGCGATGTGCCAGGACTTGGCGTGATCGCTGGCAAGGTTCGCCGCTTTCCTGCCGAGCACATGGTCGATGCAGCCGGCAACCGCCTCAAGGTACCGCACATGGGCTGGAATCAGGTCCGACAGGTCAGGGGGCATCCCCTGTGGAAGGGCATTGCCAATGGCACACGCTTCTATTTCGTCCACAGCTATTTCGTTGCCCCGGCCGACGACGCCTGCGTTGTTGGGAGCACCGATTATGGCCTCCCCTTTACCAGTGCAGTGGCGCAGGATAATATCTTCGCCATTCAGTGCCACCCGGAAAAAAGTGCCCTGGCGGGCCTCGCCATGCTGGCCAACTTCGTCGCCTGGAAACCCTGA
- the hisA gene encoding 1-(5-phosphoribosyl)-5-[(5-phosphoribosylamino)methylideneamino]imidazole-4-carboxamide isomerase, with product MLIIPAIDLKQGQCVRLKQGLMNQVTVFSDSPGEQARHWLAQGARRLHVVDLDGAFAGKPKNEKAIKEIVQAVGDDIPVQLGGGIRDLDTIERCLDDGVSYVIIGTAAVKNPGFLHDACGAFPGHIIVGLDARDGKVAVDGWSKMTGHDVIDLAKKYEDYGVEAIIYTDIGRDGMLSGINIAATVKLAQALLIPVIASGGLSSLDDIQRLCAVEEEGISAAIAGRAIYDGSLDFAVAQATADRAAKP from the coding sequence ATGCTGATCATTCCCGCGATTGACCTGAAACAGGGACAGTGCGTCCGTCTCAAGCAAGGCCTGATGAACCAGGTTACGGTCTTCTCCGATTCCCCTGGCGAACAGGCTCGCCACTGGCTGGCGCAGGGCGCGCGCCGCCTGCACGTGGTGGACCTCGACGGCGCTTTTGCCGGCAAGCCGAAAAACGAGAAAGCGATCAAGGAAATCGTGCAGGCCGTCGGTGATGACATTCCCGTGCAACTCGGCGGCGGCATCCGCGATCTCGACACCATCGAGCGTTGCCTGGACGACGGTGTCAGTTACGTGATCATCGGTACTGCCGCGGTGAAGAATCCTGGCTTTCTGCACGACGCCTGCGGCGCCTTTCCCGGCCACATCATCGTCGGTCTCGATGCCAGAGACGGCAAGGTGGCGGTTGATGGCTGGTCAAAAATGACCGGTCACGATGTCATCGACCTGGCGAAGAAGTACGAGGACTATGGGGTCGAGGCCATCATCTATACCGACATCGGCCGTGACGGCATGCTTTCGGGAATCAATATTGCGGCTACGGTGAAGCTCGCTCAGGCCCTGTTGATTCCGGTCATCGCCAGTGGCGGTCTGTCTAGCCTCGACGACATCCAACGGCTTTGCGCGGTCGAAGAGGAAGGCATTAGCGCCGCCATCGCCGGTCGCGCGATCTACGATGGATCGCTTGATTTTGCTGTGGCACAGGCCACCGCAGACCGTGCCGCAAAGCCATGA
- the hisB gene encoding imidazoleglycerol-phosphate dehydratase HisB, whose translation MRQAEVSRNTLETRITVRLNLDGSGRGSFATGVPFLDHMLEQISRHGLIDLEVAAAGDLHIDAHHTVEDIGITIGQALASALGDKKGLRRYGHAYVPLDEALSRVVVDLSGRPGLEFHVDFRRAMIGAFDVDLVHEFFQGLVNHALLTLHIDNLRGDNAHHQAETVFKAFGRALRMAVEEDPRAGGIIPSTKGSL comes from the coding sequence ATGCGGCAAGCAGAAGTTTCCAGGAATACGCTCGAAACCCGGATCACCGTTCGACTGAACCTTGACGGCAGTGGCCGCGGCAGCTTCGCGACCGGAGTGCCTTTCCTCGACCACATGCTTGAACAGATTTCCCGTCACGGGCTGATCGACCTCGAAGTTGCGGCCGCCGGCGACCTGCATATCGACGCCCACCACACCGTCGAGGATATCGGCATCACGATCGGGCAGGCACTGGCCAGTGCCCTCGGCGACAAGAAGGGCCTGCGCCGTTATGGGCACGCCTATGTACCGCTCGACGAAGCGCTGTCTCGAGTCGTGGTCGATCTCTCCGGCCGACCGGGCCTCGAGTTCCATGTCGATTTTCGGAGGGCCATGATTGGCGCTTTTGACGTCGATCTGGTACACGAATTTTTCCAGGGCCTGGTCAATCACGCCTTGCTGACACTACATATCGACAATCTGCGCGGCGACAACGCGCACCACCAGGCGGAAACGGTGTTCAAGGCTTTCGGTCGCGCGCTGCGTATGGCCGTTGAGGAAGACCCGCGCGCCGGCGGTATCATTCCCTCGACCAAGGGCTCACTGTAA